From Cannabis sativa cultivar Pink pepper isolate KNU-18-1 chromosome 8, ASM2916894v1, whole genome shotgun sequence, a single genomic window includes:
- the LOC115701172 gene encoding uncharacterized protein LOC115701172 isoform X4: MTFYHSLLLLFRKILALPSHYYTFSLFILKLQINSIQFLFFLSLHKSLALFLSLSVTFFQSYLGFRFLYFQIWDSQTRAPSQISDEEGRVSTRASSILQMWRELEDEHVVSRAQERFRDRLFQQRGDGFIADLSRTDSSESHGSDRIGDSEVASLGENDHEVLSNYNSEHSSDFGEVERVRVRQVFRGWMNSGAGECVSNVSQISNSPRAQWLGENEQERVRVIREWVQTNSQLRGTRAGSRENQPAESGTQIEQVRDGLVVNQNEGRHHQVRRGIRKLCGRQALLDMVKKAERERKMELQVLLDHRAVTNFPHRNRIQSLLRGWFLRNGSLVENERPSSVAESELGLLRQRHTVSGLREGFSRLDNSVCAQASSSLSDTSNEDTSSTRNGEPQENNLFEVRGDICEQSELNYEGSEDQEHDGHGILDGQSELRGNAVEDIDSQESNDHIIEEWHEQVPDNVVREWRWSTNAEFIDRRDDTELNTDVDSQENATNEWASDTLHIGVEERRNILEASYSANDESESRRESNDYPHLSGPADDLEDNTVAHMIGEESASEVEQWQDQSPANEEGDWEQVDGEYDEWTDNPGENIEESQQQTTEFGWSQGNEDVQNSHLEEVPEEWHEEGDFQETAHSWLEEPSDSETVPARQVETYYFPDDDNVYSIELRELLGRRRVSNLLHSGFRESLDQLIQSYVERQSHAAVDWELDGSSPSPASVEQDLDQARANQSEAQEDATVVRPPPPVAPSTRPIPPPPPPMWDQRPHRDTFTQHEMHQRFGIEWEIINDMRIDMARLQQRMNNLQRMMETCMDMQLELQRSIRQEVSAALNRPAASQVLCEDESGLAMDDTKWDHVRKGMCCICSNTNIDSLLYRCGHMCTCSKCANELVESKGKCPMCRAPVVEVIRAYSIL, encoded by the exons ATGACGTTTTATCactcattattattattgtttcgtAAAATTCTGGCTCTTCCCTCTCACTActacactttctctctcttcattCTGAAACTTCaaatcaattcaattcaattcttattctttctctctcttcataAGTCTCtcgctctctttctctctctttctgttACTTTCTTCCAGAGCTACCTAGGGTTTCGTTTCCTTTACTTTCAAATCTG GGACTCTCAGACTCGAGCACCAAGTCAAATAAGTGATGAAGAGGGGAGGGTAAGCACCCGGGCATCCTCAATTTTACAAATGTGGAGAGAGCTTGAGGATGAGCATGTGGTGAGTCGAGCCCAGGAGAGGTTCAGGGATAGATTGTTCCAACAAAGGGGTGATGGATTTATTGCAGATCTTTCGAGGACAGATAGTTCCGAAAGCCATGGAAGCGATCGTATTGGTGACTCAGAGGTTGCCAGTTTGGGTGAGAATGATCATGAGGTTTTGAGTAACTATAACAGTGAGCATTCTTCTGATTTTGGAGAGGTTGAAAGGGTTAGGGTGAGACAAGTTTTCCGAGGATGGATGAATAGTGGTGCTGGGGAATGTGTATCAAATGTTTCTCAGATCAGTAACAGTCCAAGGGCCCAGTGGCTTGGTGAAAATGAACAGGAAAGGGTGAGAGTTATAAGGGAGTGGGTACAAACGAACAGTCAGTTGAGAGGTACTCGTGCTGGCAGCAGAGAAAATCAACCTGCTGAATCTGGTACTCAGATAGAACAAGTCCGTGATGGGTTGGTTGTTAACCAGAATGAAGGCCGACATCATCAAGTTCGGAGGGGAATACGTAAATTGTGTGGTAGGCAGGCTCTTCTTGACATGGTAAAGAAGGCTGAGAGGGAGAGGAAAATGGAGCTTCAAGTATTGTTGGACCACAGAGCTGTAACAAATTTTCCTCACCGCAACCGCATTCAG tcATTACTAAGAGGTTGGTTCTTGCGTAATGGAAGTTTGGTTGAGAATGAGAGGCCCTCTTCTGTAGCTGAAAGTGAATTAGGCTTATTGAGGCAAAGACATACAGTCTCTGGTCTGAG GGAAGGGTTCTCTAGACTGGATAATTCTGTTTGTGCTCAAGCAAGCAGCAGTCTTTCTGATACATCTAATGAGGACACCAGTTCAACTCGAAATGGGGAACCTCAAGAAAATAACTTATTTGAAGTCAGAGGTGATATTTGCGAACAATCAGAACTTAATTATGAAGGGAGTGAAGATCAAGAACACGACGGCCATGGAATATTGGATGGTCAGAGTGAGTTGAGAGGCAATGCCGTTGAAGATATAGATTCACAAGAATCAAACGATCACATAATAGAAGAATGGCATGAACAAGTTCCAGACAATGTGGTAAGAGAATGGCGATGGTCAACCAATGCTGAATTTATTGACAGGAGAGATGACACTGAACTAAACACAGATGTTGACTCACAGGAAAATGCTACTAATGAATGGGCCAGTGATACATTGCATATTGGTGTTGAAGAACGTAGGAATATTCTGGAAGCCAGTTATTCAGCCAATGATGAATCTGAGTCGAGAAGGGAGTCAAATGACTACCCTCATCTATCTGGTCCTGCAGATGATTTAGAAGATAACACAGTTGCTCATATGATCGGGGAAGAATCTGCTTCTGAGGTAGAGCAGTGGCAGGATCAATCTCCAGCAAATGAGGAGGGAGATTGGGAGCAAGTTGATGGTGAATATGATGAATGGACAGACAACCCCGGTGAAAATATCGAAGAAAGTCAGCAACAAACAACCGAATTTGGATGGTCTCAGGGAAATGAAGACGTACAAAATAGTCATTTGGAAGAGGTTCCTGAAGAGTGGCACGAGGAAGGTGATTTCCAAGAAACCGCGCATAGTTGGCTAGAAGAGCCATCCGATAGTGAAACTGTTCCAGCCAGGCAGGTTGAGACATATTATTTCCCCGATGATGATAATGTTTATAGCATTGAACTCAGGGAACTACTAGGCAG GAGAAGAGTATCTAATCTTCTTCACAGTGGCTTTCGCGAGAGTCTTGATCAGTTAATACAATCATATGTGGAAAGGCAAAGCCATGCCGCTGTTGACTGGGAGCTGGATGGTTCATCACCATCTCCTGCATCCGTTGAACAAGATCTCGATCAAGCAAGGGCAAATCAGAGTGAGGCTCAGGAGGATGCTACTGTTGTGAGACCGCCTCCTCCTGTGGCTCCATCCACTCGTCCaattcctcctcctcctcccccAATGTGGGACCAGAGGCCACACCGTGATACCTTTACGCAGCATGAAATGCATCAACGATTTGGAATT GAGTGGGAAATCATCAATGACATGAGGATCGACATGGCCAGGCTACAACAAAGGATGAATAATTTACAGAGAATGATGGAAACTTGCATGGACATGCAACTCGAGTTGCAACGTTCAATTAGACAAGAAGTCTCTGCTGCCCTGAATAGGCCAGCTGCTTCACAAG TGTTGTGTGAGGATGAGAGTGGTTTGGCCATGGATGACACCAAATGGGATCATGTTAGAAAAGGAATGTGCTGTATATGTTCTAATACCAATATTGACTCTTTATTGTACAG ATGTGGGCACATGTGTACATGTTCGAAATGTGCTAACGAGCTGGTTGAGAGTAAAGGCAAGTGTCCAATGTGCCGAGCACCGGTAGTTGAGGTGATTCGTGCTTATTCCATactataa
- the LOC115701172 gene encoding uncharacterized protein LOC115701172 isoform X6 → MTFYHSLLLLFRKILALPSHYYTFSLFILKLQINSIQFLFFLSLHKSLALFLSLSVTFFQSYLGFRFLYFQIWDSQTRAPSQISDEEGRVSTRASSILQMWRELEDEHVVSRAQERFRDRLFQQRGDGFIADLSRTDSSESHGSDRIGDSEVASLGENDHEVLSNYNSEHSSDFGEVERVRVRQVFRGWMNSGAGECVSNVSQISNSPRAQWLGENEQERVRVIREWVQTNSQLRGTRAGSRENQPAESGTQIEQVRDGLVVNQNEGRHHQVRRGIRKLCGRQALLDMVKKAERERKMELQVLLDHRAVTNFPHRNRIQSLLRGWFLRNGSLVENERPSSVAESELGLLRQRHTVSGLREGFSRLDNSVCAQASSSLSDTSNEDTSSTRNGEPQENNLFEVRGDICEQSELNYEGSEDQEHDGHGILDGQSELRGNAVEDIDSQESNDHIIEEWHEQVPDNVENATNEWASDTLHIGVEERRNILEASYSANDESESRRESNDYPHLSGPADDLEDNTVAHMIGEESASEVEQWQDQSPANEEGDWEQVDGEYDEWTDNPGENIEESQQQTTEFGWSQGNEDVQNSHLEEVPEEWHEEGDFQETAHSWLEEPSDSETVPARQVETYYFPDDDNVYSIELRELLGRRRVSNLLHSGFRESLDQLIQSYVERQSHAAVDWELDGSSPSPASVEQDLDQARANQSEAQEDATVVRPPPPVAPSTRPIPPPPPPMWDQRPHRDTFTQHEMHQRFGIEWEIINDMRIDMARLQQRMNNLQRMMETCMDMQLELQRSIRQEVSAALNRPAASQAVLCEDESGLAMDDTKWDHVRKGMCCICSNTNIDSLLYRCGHMCTCSKCANELVESKGKCPMCRAPVVEVIRAYSIL, encoded by the exons ATGACGTTTTATCactcattattattattgtttcgtAAAATTCTGGCTCTTCCCTCTCACTActacactttctctctcttcattCTGAAACTTCaaatcaattcaattcaattcttattctttctctctcttcataAGTCTCtcgctctctttctctctctttctgttACTTTCTTCCAGAGCTACCTAGGGTTTCGTTTCCTTTACTTTCAAATCTG GGACTCTCAGACTCGAGCACCAAGTCAAATAAGTGATGAAGAGGGGAGGGTAAGCACCCGGGCATCCTCAATTTTACAAATGTGGAGAGAGCTTGAGGATGAGCATGTGGTGAGTCGAGCCCAGGAGAGGTTCAGGGATAGATTGTTCCAACAAAGGGGTGATGGATTTATTGCAGATCTTTCGAGGACAGATAGTTCCGAAAGCCATGGAAGCGATCGTATTGGTGACTCAGAGGTTGCCAGTTTGGGTGAGAATGATCATGAGGTTTTGAGTAACTATAACAGTGAGCATTCTTCTGATTTTGGAGAGGTTGAAAGGGTTAGGGTGAGACAAGTTTTCCGAGGATGGATGAATAGTGGTGCTGGGGAATGTGTATCAAATGTTTCTCAGATCAGTAACAGTCCAAGGGCCCAGTGGCTTGGTGAAAATGAACAGGAAAGGGTGAGAGTTATAAGGGAGTGGGTACAAACGAACAGTCAGTTGAGAGGTACTCGTGCTGGCAGCAGAGAAAATCAACCTGCTGAATCTGGTACTCAGATAGAACAAGTCCGTGATGGGTTGGTTGTTAACCAGAATGAAGGCCGACATCATCAAGTTCGGAGGGGAATACGTAAATTGTGTGGTAGGCAGGCTCTTCTTGACATGGTAAAGAAGGCTGAGAGGGAGAGGAAAATGGAGCTTCAAGTATTGTTGGACCACAGAGCTGTAACAAATTTTCCTCACCGCAACCGCATTCAG tcATTACTAAGAGGTTGGTTCTTGCGTAATGGAAGTTTGGTTGAGAATGAGAGGCCCTCTTCTGTAGCTGAAAGTGAATTAGGCTTATTGAGGCAAAGACATACAGTCTCTGGTCTGAG GGAAGGGTTCTCTAGACTGGATAATTCTGTTTGTGCTCAAGCAAGCAGCAGTCTTTCTGATACATCTAATGAGGACACCAGTTCAACTCGAAATGGGGAACCTCAAGAAAATAACTTATTTGAAGTCAGAGGTGATATTTGCGAACAATCAGAACTTAATTATGAAGGGAGTGAAGATCAAGAACACGACGGCCATGGAATATTGGATGGTCAGAGTGAGTTGAGAGGCAATGCCGTTGAAGATATAGATTCACAAGAATCAAACGATCACATAATAGAAGAATGGCATGAACAAGTTCCAGACAATGTG GAAAATGCTACTAATGAATGGGCCAGTGATACATTGCATATTGGTGTTGAAGAACGTAGGAATATTCTGGAAGCCAGTTATTCAGCCAATGATGAATCTGAGTCGAGAAGGGAGTCAAATGACTACCCTCATCTATCTGGTCCTGCAGATGATTTAGAAGATAACACAGTTGCTCATATGATCGGGGAAGAATCTGCTTCTGAGGTAGAGCAGTGGCAGGATCAATCTCCAGCAAATGAGGAGGGAGATTGGGAGCAAGTTGATGGTGAATATGATGAATGGACAGACAACCCCGGTGAAAATATCGAAGAAAGTCAGCAACAAACAACCGAATTTGGATGGTCTCAGGGAAATGAAGACGTACAAAATAGTCATTTGGAAGAGGTTCCTGAAGAGTGGCACGAGGAAGGTGATTTCCAAGAAACCGCGCATAGTTGGCTAGAAGAGCCATCCGATAGTGAAACTGTTCCAGCCAGGCAGGTTGAGACATATTATTTCCCCGATGATGATAATGTTTATAGCATTGAACTCAGGGAACTACTAGGCAG GAGAAGAGTATCTAATCTTCTTCACAGTGGCTTTCGCGAGAGTCTTGATCAGTTAATACAATCATATGTGGAAAGGCAAAGCCATGCCGCTGTTGACTGGGAGCTGGATGGTTCATCACCATCTCCTGCATCCGTTGAACAAGATCTCGATCAAGCAAGGGCAAATCAGAGTGAGGCTCAGGAGGATGCTACTGTTGTGAGACCGCCTCCTCCTGTGGCTCCATCCACTCGTCCaattcctcctcctcctcccccAATGTGGGACCAGAGGCCACACCGTGATACCTTTACGCAGCATGAAATGCATCAACGATTTGGAATT GAGTGGGAAATCATCAATGACATGAGGATCGACATGGCCAGGCTACAACAAAGGATGAATAATTTACAGAGAATGATGGAAACTTGCATGGACATGCAACTCGAGTTGCAACGTTCAATTAGACAAGAAGTCTCTGCTGCCCTGAATAGGCCAGCTGCTTCACAAG CAGTGTTGTGTGAGGATGAGAGTGGTTTGGCCATGGATGACACCAAATGGGATCATGTTAGAAAAGGAATGTGCTGTATATGTTCTAATACCAATATTGACTCTTTATTGTACAG ATGTGGGCACATGTGTACATGTTCGAAATGTGCTAACGAGCTGGTTGAGAGTAAAGGCAAGTGTCCAATGTGCCGAGCACCGGTAGTTGAGGTGATTCGTGCTTATTCCATactataa
- the LOC115701172 gene encoding uncharacterized protein LOC115701172 isoform X5: MTFYHSLLLLFRKILALPSHYYTFSLFILKLQINSIQFLFFLSLHKSLALFLSLSVTFFQSYLGFRFLYFQIWDSQTRAPSQISDEEGRVSTRASSILQMWRELEDEHVVSRAQERFRDRLFQQRGDGFIADLSRTDSSESHGSDRIGDSEVASLGENDHEVLSNYNSEHSSDFGEVERVRVRQVFRGWMNSGAGECVSNVSQISNSPRAQWLGENEQERVRVIREWVQTNSQLRGTRAGSRENQPAESGTQIEQVRDGLVVNQNEGRHHQVRRGIRKLCGRQALLDMVKKAERERKMELQVLLDHRAVTNFPHRNRIQSLLRGWFLRNGSLVENERPSSVAESELGLLRQRHTVSGLREGFSRLDNSVCAQASSSLSDTSNEDTSSTRNGEPQENNLFEVRGDICEQSELNYEGSEDQEHDGHGILDGQSELRGNAVEDIDSQESNDHIIEEWHEQVPDNVENATNEWASDTLHIGVEERRNILEASYSANDESESRRESNDYPHLSGPADDLEDNTVAHMIGEESASEVEQWQDQSPANEEGDWEQVDGEYDEWTDNPGENIEESQQQTTEFGWSQGNEDVQNSHLEEVPEEWHEEGDFQETAHSWLEEPSDSETVPARQVETYYFPDDDNVYSIELRELLGRRRVSNLLHSGFRESLDQLIQSYVERQSHAAVDWELDGSSPSPASVEQDLDQARANQSEAQEDATVVRPPPPVAPSTRPIPPPPPPMWDQRPHRDTFTQHEMHQRFGIVCEWEIINDMRIDMARLQQRMNNLQRMMETCMDMQLELQRSIRQEVSAALNRPAASQAVLCEDESGLAMDDTKWDHVRKGMCCICSNTNIDSLLYRCGHMCTCSKCANELVESKGKCPMCRAPVVEVIRAYSIL, from the exons ATGACGTTTTATCactcattattattattgtttcgtAAAATTCTGGCTCTTCCCTCTCACTActacactttctctctcttcattCTGAAACTTCaaatcaattcaattcaattcttattctttctctctcttcataAGTCTCtcgctctctttctctctctttctgttACTTTCTTCCAGAGCTACCTAGGGTTTCGTTTCCTTTACTTTCAAATCTG GGACTCTCAGACTCGAGCACCAAGTCAAATAAGTGATGAAGAGGGGAGGGTAAGCACCCGGGCATCCTCAATTTTACAAATGTGGAGAGAGCTTGAGGATGAGCATGTGGTGAGTCGAGCCCAGGAGAGGTTCAGGGATAGATTGTTCCAACAAAGGGGTGATGGATTTATTGCAGATCTTTCGAGGACAGATAGTTCCGAAAGCCATGGAAGCGATCGTATTGGTGACTCAGAGGTTGCCAGTTTGGGTGAGAATGATCATGAGGTTTTGAGTAACTATAACAGTGAGCATTCTTCTGATTTTGGAGAGGTTGAAAGGGTTAGGGTGAGACAAGTTTTCCGAGGATGGATGAATAGTGGTGCTGGGGAATGTGTATCAAATGTTTCTCAGATCAGTAACAGTCCAAGGGCCCAGTGGCTTGGTGAAAATGAACAGGAAAGGGTGAGAGTTATAAGGGAGTGGGTACAAACGAACAGTCAGTTGAGAGGTACTCGTGCTGGCAGCAGAGAAAATCAACCTGCTGAATCTGGTACTCAGATAGAACAAGTCCGTGATGGGTTGGTTGTTAACCAGAATGAAGGCCGACATCATCAAGTTCGGAGGGGAATACGTAAATTGTGTGGTAGGCAGGCTCTTCTTGACATGGTAAAGAAGGCTGAGAGGGAGAGGAAAATGGAGCTTCAAGTATTGTTGGACCACAGAGCTGTAACAAATTTTCCTCACCGCAACCGCATTCAG tcATTACTAAGAGGTTGGTTCTTGCGTAATGGAAGTTTGGTTGAGAATGAGAGGCCCTCTTCTGTAGCTGAAAGTGAATTAGGCTTATTGAGGCAAAGACATACAGTCTCTGGTCTGAG GGAAGGGTTCTCTAGACTGGATAATTCTGTTTGTGCTCAAGCAAGCAGCAGTCTTTCTGATACATCTAATGAGGACACCAGTTCAACTCGAAATGGGGAACCTCAAGAAAATAACTTATTTGAAGTCAGAGGTGATATTTGCGAACAATCAGAACTTAATTATGAAGGGAGTGAAGATCAAGAACACGACGGCCATGGAATATTGGATGGTCAGAGTGAGTTGAGAGGCAATGCCGTTGAAGATATAGATTCACAAGAATCAAACGATCACATAATAGAAGAATGGCATGAACAAGTTCCAGACAATGTG GAAAATGCTACTAATGAATGGGCCAGTGATACATTGCATATTGGTGTTGAAGAACGTAGGAATATTCTGGAAGCCAGTTATTCAGCCAATGATGAATCTGAGTCGAGAAGGGAGTCAAATGACTACCCTCATCTATCTGGTCCTGCAGATGATTTAGAAGATAACACAGTTGCTCATATGATCGGGGAAGAATCTGCTTCTGAGGTAGAGCAGTGGCAGGATCAATCTCCAGCAAATGAGGAGGGAGATTGGGAGCAAGTTGATGGTGAATATGATGAATGGACAGACAACCCCGGTGAAAATATCGAAGAAAGTCAGCAACAAACAACCGAATTTGGATGGTCTCAGGGAAATGAAGACGTACAAAATAGTCATTTGGAAGAGGTTCCTGAAGAGTGGCACGAGGAAGGTGATTTCCAAGAAACCGCGCATAGTTGGCTAGAAGAGCCATCCGATAGTGAAACTGTTCCAGCCAGGCAGGTTGAGACATATTATTTCCCCGATGATGATAATGTTTATAGCATTGAACTCAGGGAACTACTAGGCAG GAGAAGAGTATCTAATCTTCTTCACAGTGGCTTTCGCGAGAGTCTTGATCAGTTAATACAATCATATGTGGAAAGGCAAAGCCATGCCGCTGTTGACTGGGAGCTGGATGGTTCATCACCATCTCCTGCATCCGTTGAACAAGATCTCGATCAAGCAAGGGCAAATCAGAGTGAGGCTCAGGAGGATGCTACTGTTGTGAGACCGCCTCCTCCTGTGGCTCCATCCACTCGTCCaattcctcctcctcctcccccAATGTGGGACCAGAGGCCACACCGTGATACCTTTACGCAGCATGAAATGCATCAACGATTTGGAATTGTATGT GAGTGGGAAATCATCAATGACATGAGGATCGACATGGCCAGGCTACAACAAAGGATGAATAATTTACAGAGAATGATGGAAACTTGCATGGACATGCAACTCGAGTTGCAACGTTCAATTAGACAAGAAGTCTCTGCTGCCCTGAATAGGCCAGCTGCTTCACAAG CAGTGTTGTGTGAGGATGAGAGTGGTTTGGCCATGGATGACACCAAATGGGATCATGTTAGAAAAGGAATGTGCTGTATATGTTCTAATACCAATATTGACTCTTTATTGTACAG ATGTGGGCACATGTGTACATGTTCGAAATGTGCTAACGAGCTGGTTGAGAGTAAAGGCAAGTGTCCAATGTGCCGAGCACCGGTAGTTGAGGTGATTCGTGCTTATTCCATactataa
- the LOC115701172 gene encoding uncharacterized protein LOC115701172 isoform X3 gives MTFYHSLLLLFRKILALPSHYYTFSLFILKLQINSIQFLFFLSLHKSLALFLSLSVTFFQSYLGFRFLYFQIWDSQTRAPSQISDEEGRVSTRASSILQMWRELEDEHVVSRAQERFRDRLFQQRGDGFIADLSRTDSSESHGSDRIGDSEVASLGENDHEVLSNYNSEHSSDFGEVERVRVRQVFRGWMNSGAGECVSNVSQISNSPRAQWLGENEQERVRVIREWVQTNSQLRGTRAGSRENQPAESGTQIEQVRDGLVVNQNEGRHHQVRRGIRKLCGRQALLDMVKKAERERKMELQVLLDHRAVTNFPHRNRIQSLLRGWFLRNGSLVENERPSSVAESELGLLRQRHTVSGLREGFSRLDNSVCAQASSSLSDTSNEDTSSTRNGEPQENNLFEVRGDICEQSELNYEGSEDQEHDGHGILDGQSELRGNAVEDIDSQESNDHIIEEWHEQVPDNVVREWRWSTNAEFIDRRDDTELNTDVDSQENATNEWASDTLHIGVEERRNILEASYSANDESESRRESNDYPHLSGPADDLEDNTVAHMIGEESASEVEQWQDQSPANEEGDWEQVDGEYDEWTDNPGENIEESQQQTTEFGWSQGNEDVQNSHLEEVPEEWHEEGDFQETAHSWLEEPSDSETVPARQVETYYFPDDDNVYSIELRELLGRRRVSNLLHSGFRESLDQLIQSYVERQSHAAVDWELDGSSPSPASVEQDLDQARANQSEAQEDATVVRPPPPVAPSTRPIPPPPPPMWDQRPHRDTFTQHEMHQRFGIEWEIINDMRIDMARLQQRMNNLQRMMETCMDMQLELQRSIRQEVSAALNRPAASQAVLCEDESGLAMDDTKWDHVRKGMCCICSNTNIDSLLYRCGHMCTCSKCANELVESKGKCPMCRAPVVEVIRAYSIL, from the exons ATGACGTTTTATCactcattattattattgtttcgtAAAATTCTGGCTCTTCCCTCTCACTActacactttctctctcttcattCTGAAACTTCaaatcaattcaattcaattcttattctttctctctcttcataAGTCTCtcgctctctttctctctctttctgttACTTTCTTCCAGAGCTACCTAGGGTTTCGTTTCCTTTACTTTCAAATCTG GGACTCTCAGACTCGAGCACCAAGTCAAATAAGTGATGAAGAGGGGAGGGTAAGCACCCGGGCATCCTCAATTTTACAAATGTGGAGAGAGCTTGAGGATGAGCATGTGGTGAGTCGAGCCCAGGAGAGGTTCAGGGATAGATTGTTCCAACAAAGGGGTGATGGATTTATTGCAGATCTTTCGAGGACAGATAGTTCCGAAAGCCATGGAAGCGATCGTATTGGTGACTCAGAGGTTGCCAGTTTGGGTGAGAATGATCATGAGGTTTTGAGTAACTATAACAGTGAGCATTCTTCTGATTTTGGAGAGGTTGAAAGGGTTAGGGTGAGACAAGTTTTCCGAGGATGGATGAATAGTGGTGCTGGGGAATGTGTATCAAATGTTTCTCAGATCAGTAACAGTCCAAGGGCCCAGTGGCTTGGTGAAAATGAACAGGAAAGGGTGAGAGTTATAAGGGAGTGGGTACAAACGAACAGTCAGTTGAGAGGTACTCGTGCTGGCAGCAGAGAAAATCAACCTGCTGAATCTGGTACTCAGATAGAACAAGTCCGTGATGGGTTGGTTGTTAACCAGAATGAAGGCCGACATCATCAAGTTCGGAGGGGAATACGTAAATTGTGTGGTAGGCAGGCTCTTCTTGACATGGTAAAGAAGGCTGAGAGGGAGAGGAAAATGGAGCTTCAAGTATTGTTGGACCACAGAGCTGTAACAAATTTTCCTCACCGCAACCGCATTCAG tcATTACTAAGAGGTTGGTTCTTGCGTAATGGAAGTTTGGTTGAGAATGAGAGGCCCTCTTCTGTAGCTGAAAGTGAATTAGGCTTATTGAGGCAAAGACATACAGTCTCTGGTCTGAG GGAAGGGTTCTCTAGACTGGATAATTCTGTTTGTGCTCAAGCAAGCAGCAGTCTTTCTGATACATCTAATGAGGACACCAGTTCAACTCGAAATGGGGAACCTCAAGAAAATAACTTATTTGAAGTCAGAGGTGATATTTGCGAACAATCAGAACTTAATTATGAAGGGAGTGAAGATCAAGAACACGACGGCCATGGAATATTGGATGGTCAGAGTGAGTTGAGAGGCAATGCCGTTGAAGATATAGATTCACAAGAATCAAACGATCACATAATAGAAGAATGGCATGAACAAGTTCCAGACAATGTGGTAAGAGAATGGCGATGGTCAACCAATGCTGAATTTATTGACAGGAGAGATGACACTGAACTAAACACAGATGTTGACTCACAGGAAAATGCTACTAATGAATGGGCCAGTGATACATTGCATATTGGTGTTGAAGAACGTAGGAATATTCTGGAAGCCAGTTATTCAGCCAATGATGAATCTGAGTCGAGAAGGGAGTCAAATGACTACCCTCATCTATCTGGTCCTGCAGATGATTTAGAAGATAACACAGTTGCTCATATGATCGGGGAAGAATCTGCTTCTGAGGTAGAGCAGTGGCAGGATCAATCTCCAGCAAATGAGGAGGGAGATTGGGAGCAAGTTGATGGTGAATATGATGAATGGACAGACAACCCCGGTGAAAATATCGAAGAAAGTCAGCAACAAACAACCGAATTTGGATGGTCTCAGGGAAATGAAGACGTACAAAATAGTCATTTGGAAGAGGTTCCTGAAGAGTGGCACGAGGAAGGTGATTTCCAAGAAACCGCGCATAGTTGGCTAGAAGAGCCATCCGATAGTGAAACTGTTCCAGCCAGGCAGGTTGAGACATATTATTTCCCCGATGATGATAATGTTTATAGCATTGAACTCAGGGAACTACTAGGCAG GAGAAGAGTATCTAATCTTCTTCACAGTGGCTTTCGCGAGAGTCTTGATCAGTTAATACAATCATATGTGGAAAGGCAAAGCCATGCCGCTGTTGACTGGGAGCTGGATGGTTCATCACCATCTCCTGCATCCGTTGAACAAGATCTCGATCAAGCAAGGGCAAATCAGAGTGAGGCTCAGGAGGATGCTACTGTTGTGAGACCGCCTCCTCCTGTGGCTCCATCCACTCGTCCaattcctcctcctcctcccccAATGTGGGACCAGAGGCCACACCGTGATACCTTTACGCAGCATGAAATGCATCAACGATTTGGAATT GAGTGGGAAATCATCAATGACATGAGGATCGACATGGCCAGGCTACAACAAAGGATGAATAATTTACAGAGAATGATGGAAACTTGCATGGACATGCAACTCGAGTTGCAACGTTCAATTAGACAAGAAGTCTCTGCTGCCCTGAATAGGCCAGCTGCTTCACAAG CAGTGTTGTGTGAGGATGAGAGTGGTTTGGCCATGGATGACACCAAATGGGATCATGTTAGAAAAGGAATGTGCTGTATATGTTCTAATACCAATATTGACTCTTTATTGTACAG ATGTGGGCACATGTGTACATGTTCGAAATGTGCTAACGAGCTGGTTGAGAGTAAAGGCAAGTGTCCAATGTGCCGAGCACCGGTAGTTGAGGTGATTCGTGCTTATTCCATactataa